The sequence GGTAGATGCACGAACTGCCAAGGAAAAGGAGCTTTTTCACCCCGTGGCGGTGGGCGGCTTCGATGACGTTGAGCTCTATCGCGAGGTTATCGCGGATGAACCCGGCCGGGCAGGTGGCGTTGGCGAGTTTCGCACCCCGCGTCAGATCCCGCTGATCAGGCCGAGCTCGACGCCGCGGACGGCGGCCTGGGTGCGGTCGGAGACACTGAGCTTGTTGAAGATGTGCTGCACGTGGAGCTTGACGGCGCTCACGCTGATGTAGAGCTCGTCGGCGATCTCGTTGTTGGTCTTGCCCTGCGCGACGTGGTGGAGGATGTCGAGCTCCCGCCGGGTGAGCGGGCTGGTCGGCTTGGGCACTCCGCGTGCCGAAACACCCTCACGGGCGAGGCGCAGCAGGAGGTTCGAAGCGAGCTCGCTGTCGAGCGGGGACCGGCCGGAGAGGACGTCCCGGATCGCGGAGACGAGGTCCGGCTCCCTGGCGTCCTTGAGGACGTAGCCGGCGGCCCCGGCCTTGAGCGCCTCGAGCAGGTAGTCCGGGTCCTCGTGCACGGTGAGGATGAGGACCGGGGTCTTCGGGAGGAGGTGCTTTATCCTGCGGGTCGCCTCGATCCCGTCCATGAACGGCATCCTGACGTCCATGAGGACGATGTCCGGCTTGAGGCGCTGCGCGAGCTCGACGGCCTGCCGGCCGTCGGTCGCGTGCTCTTCGAGCAGCCGCACGCCGGGTATGTCCGAGAGGGCGTCGTAGAGGCTCTCGACGTAGTCCGGGCTGTCGTCGGCGATCAGGACCCTGGCCGTACGGGTCGCATTCTCATAGGCCATCCTCGCCCTCCCTGCAGGCGGGGATGGAGGCGCGCACGAGCGTCCCTTCGCTCGGCGAGCTCTCTATCTCGAGCACCCCGCCGGCGAGCTCCATCCTCTCGCGCATCGCCGGGATGCCCACCCCGCCGGG comes from Rubrobacter calidifluminis and encodes:
- a CDS encoding response regulator — protein: MAYENATRTARVLIADDSPDYVESLYDALSDIPGVRLLEEHATDGRQAVELAQRLKPDIVLMDVRMPFMDGIEATRRIKHLLPKTPVLILTVHEDPDYLLEALKAGAAGYVLKDAREPDLVSAIRDVLSGRSPLDSELASNLLLRLAREGVSARGVPKPTSPLTRRELDILHHVAQGKTNNEIADELYISVSAVKLHVQHIFNKLSVSDRTQAAVRGVELGLISGI